The Candidatus Omnitrophota bacterium genome includes a region encoding these proteins:
- a CDS encoding methionine adenosyltransferase, whose product MKDFEFTSESVGDGHPDKVCDRISDGVLDAILKHDEKKGLKPYKMKTGDVRGSRCACETFISLGLVIVGGEITTDAWVDVREIVKQALIEIGYTGAEYGFDYKTCSILNAIGGQSPDIAQGVDCGGAGDQGIMFGYACDETDNLMPAPLEFSHALVRKFKEVRASREIPYLGPDCKSQVTVKYVDDKPVKITKVVVSSQHTSEVVEQKGECRVMKQSARDEIIEKVVKAALPADLLKGLDFKKDCFVNPTGIFLVGGPQSDTGVTGRKIIVDTYGGMIPHGGGAFSGKDPSKVDRSASYAARYVAKNIVAAGLAKKCIIEFSYAIGVAEPMSVWIDTKGTSVIPEEEIIKLVRDEDIFQLTPSGIVGMLDLWHPIYSVTSAYGHFGRKSEGKTFPWEKTDKVTLLKKKAGI is encoded by the coding sequence ATGAAAGATTTTGAGTTTACTTCTGAGAGCGTCGGCGACGGCCATCCCGATAAGGTGTGTGACCGTATATCCGACGGCGTACTGGACGCTATTCTGAAACACGACGAGAAAAAAGGACTGAAGCCCTATAAGATGAAAACGGGAGACGTGCGCGGATCCCGATGTGCCTGCGAAACCTTTATTTCGCTGGGGCTTGTTATTGTCGGCGGCGAGATCACGACGGATGCCTGGGTGGACGTGAGAGAGATCGTTAAACAGGCGCTCATAGAAATAGGATATACCGGAGCCGAATACGGCTTTGATTATAAGACCTGTTCCATTCTCAACGCGATAGGCGGGCAGTCGCCGGATATAGCGCAGGGCGTTGACTGCGGCGGGGCAGGGGATCAGGGAATAATGTTCGGTTACGCCTGCGATGAGACGGATAATCTGATGCCGGCTCCGCTCGAGTTTTCCCACGCGCTTGTCAGAAAATTCAAGGAAGTGCGCGCCAGCAGAGAGATACCCTATCTGGGCCCCGACTGCAAGAGCCAGGTGACGGTCAAGTATGTTGACGACAAGCCGGTGAAGATAACCAAGGTCGTGGTTTCTTCCCAGCACACAAGCGAGGTCGTGGAGCAGAAAGGCGAATGCCGCGTGATGAAGCAGTCGGCGAGGGATGAGATAATAGAAAAAGTGGTCAAAGCCGCATTGCCCGCGGATCTGCTGAAAGGCCTGGATTTTAAGAAGGACTGCTTTGTCAATCCCACGGGTATTTTCCTCGTCGGCGGGCCTCAGTCGGATACGGGCGTGACGGGCCGGAAGATCATTGTGGATACCTACGGCGGCATGATCCCTCACGGCGGCGGAGCTTTTTCGGGCAAGGATCCGTCCAAGGTTGACCGTTCGGCTTCTTACGCCGCAAGGTATGTGGCCAAGAATATAGTGGCCGCGGGCCTGGCGAAAAAATGCATTATAGAATTCTCCTATGCCATAGGAGTGGCCGAGCCCATGTCGGTGTGGATAGATACCAAGGGCACATCTGTCATACCCGAGGAAGAGATCATCAAACTCGTCAGGGACGAGGATATCTTTCAGTTGACCCCGTCGGGAATAGTCGGTATGCTCGATTTGTGGCACCCGATTTACAGCGTTACCTCGGCATACGGACATTTCGGCAGAAAGAGCGAAGGGAAAACATTCCCGTGGGAGAAAACGGATAAAGTGACGCTTCTTAAAAAGAAAGCTGGAATATAA
- a CDS encoding NDP-sugar synthase produces the protein MKQNTDSDIRVMVLAAGVGTRLRPLTYRIPKPLIPIVNRPVMEHSISNLQKQGFRKFICNLHTHAGKIRKHFGTGKKLGVSMEYSLEKTLLGNAGGLKKVEGFFKGSGTLLVISGDGFTDIDIRKAVAFHRKKKSAATMVLKKVESTFPFGITLTNPAGKITKFMEKPCITDFVDATVNTGIYIFEQDVFKFIPKNNFFDFGRDLWPLLLKNKLPIYGYVTDAYWCDVGNLPDYRRTVADVLDGKVNIKIPGRERHRSVWCEKNVKIGKNVKFYRPCLIGENSEICDGAKIGPFVTIGRRSTIGPSAVVKNSIIWDNARIDGGVKIKNCIIDSGAAIKENLTLYEGTVINTEDRK, from the coding sequence TTGAAACAAAATACAGATTCAGATATCAGGGTGATGGTGCTCGCCGCCGGAGTTGGTACGCGTTTAAGGCCTTTGACCTACAGAATACCGAAACCGCTCATACCCATAGTCAACAGGCCTGTGATGGAGCATTCCATCAGTAATCTTCAAAAACAGGGTTTCAGGAAATTTATATGCAATTTGCACACTCACGCTGGGAAGATCAGGAAACATTTCGGCACCGGTAAAAAACTGGGCGTGTCAATGGAATATTCTTTAGAGAAAACACTGCTCGGTAATGCGGGTGGGCTGAAAAAAGTGGAGGGTTTTTTTAAGGGCTCCGGCACATTGCTGGTTATATCCGGAGACGGTTTCACGGATATAGACATAAGGAAGGCCGTCGCTTTTCACCGGAAGAAAAAATCCGCGGCCACAATGGTGCTCAAAAAGGTTGAGAGCACTTTCCCTTTTGGTATAACGCTGACAAACCCTGCGGGAAAAATAACAAAGTTTATGGAAAAGCCCTGTATCACTGATTTTGTCGACGCCACCGTCAACACGGGGATATATATTTTTGAGCAGGATGTCTTTAAGTTCATACCGAAAAATAATTTTTTTGATTTCGGCAGAGACCTCTGGCCTCTGCTTTTGAAAAACAAACTGCCCATCTACGGTTATGTCACGGACGCCTATTGGTGCGATGTGGGGAATCTTCCGGATTACCGCAGGACAGTGGCGGATGTTTTAGACGGCAAGGTGAATATAAAGATCCCGGGCAGGGAGAGGCACAGATCCGTCTGGTGCGAGAAGAATGTCAAAATTGGAAAAAATGTTAAATTTTACCGTCCCTGTCTTATCGGGGAGAATTCCGAAATATGCGACGGCGCTAAAATAGGCCCTTTTGTCACGATAGGGCGCAGGTCGACAATAGGCCCGTCAGCGGTTGTTAAAAATTCCATAATTTGGGATAATGCGCGGATTGATGGGGGCGTGAAAATAAAGAATTGTATTATAGACAGCGGTGCCGCGATAAAGGAGAATCTGACTTTATACGAGGGCACGGTGATAAACACGGAGGACAGAAAATGA